The genomic segment GGGTAAATTGACGGAAATCAACTGGTTTTGTTATATAACAATTGGCATGAAGCTTATACATCCTCAAAACATCTTCTTCACTTTGGGATGTAGTAAGAACAACTACTGGAATATCCGTAAGATCAGGATCTTCACGAATATCTTTAAGTACTTCACGGCCGTCCATAACAGGCAGGTTTAAATCCAGAAGAATTAAATCAGGTCGTGGTTTATCGTGGTATTCGCCTTGATTGCGCAAAAAACGCATGGCAGCGCTTCCATCGGAAACAACATGAATATCCATTCTTATCCTTGATTCTTCCAAGGCAGTAAGGGTCAGTTCCACATCGTCCTCATTATCTTCTACAAGCAGCATTTGGGCAGGTTTGAGATTTTCTTTTGTATTCATAATATGTCCATTTTTTTAGGTAATGTAAAATAAAATATTGCACCTTTTCCAGATTCTGATTCAACCCAAATTGTTCCGCCATGTCTTTCAACAATTTTCTTGCAGAGAGCAAGTCCCAGTCCTGTGCCCTGATATTCCTTTCTGGTATGCAGACGCTGGAACACCAGGAATATCCTCTCATGAAATTTAGGATCAATTCCTATTCCATTATCCTTTACAGAAAAATAGTACATGGTTTCATCTTCCCGGCAGCTAATTTGAATAACAGGTTTTTTCTTTCCCGCGTATTTAATGGCATTTTGTATCAGGTTTTGCAGCAGGCTTTGTATCTGGCTGGAATCAACGGCTGTACACGGCATTTTTGTATAAGATATTTTCGCATCTGCATTTCTGACAGTTGGTTCCAGGTCTTCCAGTGTTCTTTCCATAACAGAATTAAGGTCTTCAACAACAAATGGTTCGCCTCTTGTGTTTACCCTTGACAATGTTAAGATGTCATTAATCAAAGTCTGCATTCTATGGGCAGCTTTTACTGTCCTGTCTATGTAATGATGGCCTTTTTCATCAAGTCTGTTATTATATCTATCCTGAAGAAGCTGTAAAAAACCGACAATGGCTCTCAAAGGTTCTTGAAGATCATGGGAAGCGATATAGGCAAATTGTTCAAGCTCTGTATTTGATCGTTCCAGTTCCATCATTGCTGCTTTCAAGGTTTTTACAGATTTCATCCGCCTGGTACAATCCCTTGCAACAGCATATGTTATACCCTGATTTTTTATGGGATGTGAAGTCCATTCCAGCCATTTGACAGATTTGTCTTTGCATATATAGCGGTTTTTAAAGTTAATAACAGTCATGCCCTGTGCCAGTTGTTCATTAACAATTTTTTGAGTTTTTTCTATGTCATCAGGATAAACAAATTCCATAAAAGGCTTTGAAAGAAGTTCTTCCTCGGTGTATCCAAGAATTTTCTGGGCAGCCGGGTTGATTAAACGAAAATAACCGTTAATGTCTGCTATGCAGAAAATATCGGATATCATTGAAAAAAAAGTTGTAAACCGTTCTTCAGCCATCCTTCGGTCAGTAATATCCATTGCCAGGCCTTCTATAATAGTATCTTTGCCCTGGGTTCTGCGTCCAATAGAACGGTCGTACAGCCAGTGCCATTTGCCATTTATATCTTTAATGCGGTACTCAATTTTAAAATGCTTTCCTTCCCAGAATTCCAATGTAGCTTTATCCACCATATCTTTATCATCAGGGTGAATTGAATTATACCATATAAGAGGGTTTTTAATAATATATTCGGCATCATAACCTAAAACATCTTCAACCCTGGCAGACACGTAGCATCCGCCTTTTTCCTTTGAAAACCGGTAAAGTATATCTGGGGATCCGTTTATGAGCTTTTTATATTGTTCTTCACTTTCTTTAAGCTGGTTTTCAGCATTTTTCCGGTCTGTTATATCTATCCCCATTTCCAGAAGCAGCAATTCATTGTTAAGATCATAAAACGGGTAGTCGTAAACCTGATATGTTTTGCTGCCTGTATTCAATTCCCATTCTATGGAAGATCTGGTTTTAAAAACTTCAAAACTAGGACAGGGCTTGCATGGTTTATCCCTGTTTTGTATTAATTTATAACATGGCAGGCTCAAATCACTGCCAAAAAGGTTTTTAAATTTCTCATTAACAAAAGAAATGCTGTAATCAGGCCTTTGCAGACAAATAAATGCAGGCAGACTGTTTAACAGATTAAAGATTTTAAGACGTTCTGTTTCCAATATCCTTTCTGCCTGTTTTCTCTGCTCAATTTCTTTTTCCAATTCCTGATTTTTTTCTCTAAGCAATTGTGTCCGCTCTAAAACAAGCTGTTCGAGTCTGTCATGGGAATTTTTTAATTCTTTTGCATATTGTTGATTTTGTAAATTTGTATATCCTGATTCTGCTGTTAATTCAGCAAATTTAGAAAGATATTCAAGAATTGAGTCAATCCGGTCTTCATGAATAATTGGAATCCTTGAAATAGCTTCAAGATAAGCTTTCTTGTCAAAGCCGTATCTTTCAGCCTGTTTTTCAAAAAATATTAATTCTTCAGAATCCGGCTTATGAAACAAGAACTGGCCTATAAAATAATTGGCAATATGCTGTCCTTTAACAATAATCGGGGCAGCAGCATCTATAAGTCCGTGGGGACATTTGTAAATAACGCTTTTTTCTCTGAGCAGACCGTCCCGGATCAAGGTATCGCTTTTTTGACAGGCTTCTAAAGTTTCTTTATTTTTCCTGTGGAATTGAGTACACGCATCCTGCCAGCCTGAACCAGTCAGAACATCCCCTTTTATAGTAATAATGGAGGAGGAAATGCCCGTAGCTGAGTAAAATATGTCAGTAATAGTTTGAAGTTTCTTAATATTTAATATTTCTCTGAGATTTATCATATATACCTGAGATTATTTTTTAAACTGATTTAGAATTCAGATAAATATATTATATTTTCAGAGATTTGTCTATTATTTTTTATATGAATAAAAATAACAGGCTCTCTGTTTAATTCACAAATACAGAATTAGGCAAAACATTTTACTTGGAAAGATGATAAAACTGAGATTATATGAATGGCTGACTAAATTACAGGCTTATTTGTACTGCACCTGAATTGCACGGATGATAAGGACACTTATTAGAATTGTAAGAACAGTGCTGATAAGAAAAATTATAACCACCTGCCTTTTTATAAAACTGGTTTTTCTTTCCATAGATTTAATCATTTCAAGGATTTCTTCCTTGTGTTCCATTGTATCTGCCAGGGCAAGTTTCTGGTAAACTCTGCTGGTTTGTACCTGAATATGTTTAAAACCTGTCAATACAAACATCATCAGTATCAAGGTTGTTATAATCGGAATAGTGAATGCAGCGGTAAGTTTCTGAATTAAAGAGAACTGAAAAACAGGTTTGTTTTTTTCTTTTTCCATTTATAAATTCTCCTGCATCAATAAAAAGTAAAATATCTATCATTTTTATTAGCAAATATTTGACAAACATTGCAATACAAAATAATTAAAAACATAATGTTTTTATCTTAAAACCTTATTAAATGGAGTGAATTGATGAAATATAACAGCTATTGGGCTGATGATTATATCGAAAAACGCAGAAGTGCGGCAAAGGCTATGGAATTGATATGTTCAGGCCAGAGGATTTTTATTGGTTCTTTTTGCGGGCAGCCGCAATATTTAGAGCAGCAGCTTGCTGACAGTGCATCTCGGTTTGCAAACCTGGAAATAGTAAGGATTATGTCTATGGAAGGCAGCCCTTTGACCCAGATTGCTAATAAATCCCAGGAACAGAATGTCAGTATCAGGAATATTTATCTAGGCTCTGCAAAATCCCTTGATCTTGCTCCAAATATGAGATTTTATACACCGGTAAACATGTCTGAGGTACCCAATCTTTTTACCAGCAGGCGGATTCCCATTGACGTAGCAATGATCCAGGTAACTCCCCCTGATGATTTTGGATGGATGAGTCTTGGGGTTTCAGTAGATGTAGGCATGGCAGCGGCCTTGTCTGCTGATATTGTTATTGCCCAGGTAAATACAAAAATGCCAAAGGTTATGGGAAAAAGTTTTATCCATGTAAATGATGTTACTGCTGTTGTTGAACATGATGAAGACCTTTTGACAATTACTAAACCTCCAGCAACCAAGGCTGATGAACAAATAGGCCTTCATATTGCCAGGCTTATTGAAGACGGTTCAACCTTGCAGATAGGACTTGATGCAGCTTCCCAGGCGACAAGTAAGGCGCTTTTGGAAAAAAATGATCTTGGAATACATTCTGCATTTCTTACAGATGATATAATGCGCTTATATTCCATAGGTGTTGTCAATAACCACAAAAAAGGCTTTAATGAGGGAAAGCTTGTGGCATCGAGTGCAGTTGGTACACAGATGTTATATGAATTTCTTGATTTTAATCCAGCTGTTGATTTTTATCCCACAGATTATGTTAATGACATAGAAATCATTTCCCGTCATAATAAAATGGTTTCCATGAATGTAGCCAGATATATGGATTTGACAGGCCAGGTTTCAGCAGATGCTTCATCTTATACCTTGTATGCAGGAGTTTCAGGAATTCCTGACTTTGTCCGGGGGTCTAACCGATCCAAAGGGGGAAAATCCATTATTATGCTTAATTCTGTTACTGAAGATGGAAAACAAAGCAGGATTGTTCCCTTGCTTAACAATACTATTACAACAGTTCCCAGAGAAGATGTGCGCTATGTTGTTACAGAATATGGAGCAGTAAACATATTTGGAAAAAGCACCCAGGAAAGAGCTTTGGCTATGATAAGTCTTGCTCATCCTGATTTCCGGGATCAATTGCTTGAATCTGCCAAAGAAATAGGCATGATTGGAAAAGAAAGAACTCTGGGAGATTCTGTGCATGGAATCTATCCTGTTAAACTTGAAGAGATTGTTGAAATCCAGGGACAGGAAGTAACGCTCAGGCCTGTTAAAACTGTTGATGAGCGGAGGATCCAGGAGCATTTTTATAATATGGACAGAAAGGATATTCTATCCCGTTTTTTTCATGAAAAAAGAAAATTTTACAGACAGGATATTCAAGATATGTTTCATATCGACTATATCCGTAATCTTACAATAGTAGCTCTTGTAGGTGATTTTGGTTTTGGCAGGGTAGTGGGTATGGGTGAGTATTATCTTAATCCTGCAATGAATATGGCCGAAGTTTCCTTTTCCATAAGCAAAGAATTTCAGGGATACGGGCTGGGAAAGATGCTTATTCGTAAACTGGCAGAAGCTGCAAGGGAAAATGGATTTACAGGAGTTTTTGCATATACTTCAAGAAGCAATCACCGGATGATTAACCTTTTTAAATCTCTTCCATATAAAGTAAATACAACAATTGAAGATGATCTGGAACTGACCTGCCGATTTGATGAACCCCTTTAAAAGCTGGCAGAACAAATAATAATGAAAGGAAAAACCACAAAAGTATGAAATGGAAAGATGCTTTGCTGCTTTCAAGTATGCCTTTGGAATTTGAAACAGGACGATTTCTTGTGGATCAGGGCTTTGCTGTTAATTCAGATTTCAGATATACGTGGAAAGATTTTGAAATTATTAATGATTCTGCCATTGATATATATGCAAAAGCAAATATATCATCATCTGAATTAATAAATAAATACTTACAGATAGAACTTTTAATTGATTGTAAACACAGATCCCCTGATACTGTGGGTTTGTTTCTGCCTGATATAAATCTGCCTGGACATTCATTTACTTCAGGAAATACCATCAGGATGATAGATCAATTTTCACCTTATGTAATTGATCCTGATACTAAAACAGGATTTGAATCAGACCTCCTGCTGTGTTATAAAGGAATGGAAATCGATCTGGAAACAGGTGATATTAATGATCTGATTTATAAAAAAGGCTTGTCAAAACTTCAAAACGCTCTTCCCAGGTTATTCAGTGAAAATATCATGACCTTTCTTGCCGGGCCCCCTGAAGAAAATATTCCTTTTTTATTTTGTCCAATTCTGCTGACAACTGCTCCTTTATATGTTATGAAAAAAAACATAAGCCTTGAAGAAATCAGGTCAGCATCAGAGGTAAAAGAGGTAGGGATTGAGGTTCCATTTCTGGTTATGCGCTCAGATATAAGTCCAGGATTTAAGAGCATATGTATAAAGGAAAGCAGTTGTTTAAAGGAAATTGTAAGAACAGACAATGCCATGTCAATAGAAATGAGAAAAGCCAGATATTACAACAGCCTGTTTAACCTCCCGTTTACAATTATTGATGCTTTTAATTCTGCTGAATACTTTTATTTAAATACCTTTTTTACTCAATTCATTGTTTGTAATAATAAAGAATTTCCATTATTTATAAATAGTTTAAAACAAACTGCAAAATCAGCTTTTAATACAATACAAAGACTTGCATAAATTTTTCATAGAGGAAAGGATGAGAAAAAAAGCGGAAAAAAAAATAAGACAGGCAGTTGAAAATCTTGAAAGCAAACACAAACACAGACTGGATAAAGTAAGGGCTGGTGCAGGGCTTTTTCCAAAGGTTTTTGATAAAACCATTTTAGATATGGAAAGGGTGGGTACTATTGAACTTTATACAGAAGGCATTGAAGAATTAAGTGATGCTGAAATAAGCAGCCTTGTCAGAAGGGGAAATATAATCTATGTGTCTTTTGCATTTATTGAAAACTCAAATATAGAAAATCAAACCCCTGAAACCATTGTGTTGATTTTACAGGGGTTATATCCTGGTGAATGGGAAAAATTTGAAGAATTATGTGAACAAAGAGAAGGTAAAACTGCTGTTCA from the Desulfonema limicola genome contains:
- a CDS encoding response regulator; the protein is MNTKENLKPAQMLLVEDNEDDVELTLTALEESRIRMDIHVVSDGSAAMRFLRNQGEYHDKPRPDLILLDLNLPVMDGREVLKDIREDPDLTDIPVVVLTTSQSEEDVLRMYKLHANCYITKPVDFRQFTQVVKQIEGFWLQLVKLPSKKGLR
- a CDS encoding PocR ligand-binding domain-containing protein — encoded protein: MINLREILNIKKLQTITDIFYSATGISSSIITIKGDVLTGSGWQDACTQFHRKNKETLEACQKSDTLIRDGLLREKSVIYKCPHGLIDAAAPIIVKGQHIANYFIGQFLFHKPDSEELIFFEKQAERYGFDKKAYLEAISRIPIIHEDRIDSILEYLSKFAELTAESGYTNLQNQQYAKELKNSHDRLEQLVLERTQLLREKNQELEKEIEQRKQAERILETERLKIFNLLNSLPAFICLQRPDYSISFVNEKFKNLFGSDLSLPCYKLIQNRDKPCKPCPSFEVFKTRSSIEWELNTGSKTYQVYDYPFYDLNNELLLLEMGIDITDRKNAENQLKESEEQYKKLINGSPDILYRFSKEKGGCYVSARVEDVLGYDAEYIIKNPLIWYNSIHPDDKDMVDKATLEFWEGKHFKIEYRIKDINGKWHWLYDRSIGRRTQGKDTIIEGLAMDITDRRMAEERFTTFFSMISDIFCIADINGYFRLINPAAQKILGYTEEELLSKPFMEFVYPDDIEKTQKIVNEQLAQGMTVINFKNRYICKDKSVKWLEWTSHPIKNQGITYAVARDCTRRMKSVKTLKAAMMELERSNTELEQFAYIASHDLQEPLRAIVGFLQLLQDRYNNRLDEKGHHYIDRTVKAAHRMQTLINDILTLSRVNTRGEPFVVEDLNSVMERTLEDLEPTVRNADAKISYTKMPCTAVDSSQIQSLLQNLIQNAIKYAGKKKPVIQISCREDETMYYFSVKDNGIGIDPKFHERIFLVFQRLHTRKEYQGTGLGLALCKKIVERHGGTIWVESESGKGAIFYFTLPKKMDIL
- a CDS encoding bifunctional acetyl-CoA hydrolase/transferase family protein/GNAT family N-acetyltransferase — encoded protein: MKYNSYWADDYIEKRRSAAKAMELICSGQRIFIGSFCGQPQYLEQQLADSASRFANLEIVRIMSMEGSPLTQIANKSQEQNVSIRNIYLGSAKSLDLAPNMRFYTPVNMSEVPNLFTSRRIPIDVAMIQVTPPDDFGWMSLGVSVDVGMAAALSADIVIAQVNTKMPKVMGKSFIHVNDVTAVVEHDEDLLTITKPPATKADEQIGLHIARLIEDGSTLQIGLDAASQATSKALLEKNDLGIHSAFLTDDIMRLYSIGVVNNHKKGFNEGKLVASSAVGTQMLYEFLDFNPAVDFYPTDYVNDIEIISRHNKMVSMNVARYMDLTGQVSADASSYTLYAGVSGIPDFVRGSNRSKGGKSIIMLNSVTEDGKQSRIVPLLNNTITTVPREDVRYVVTEYGAVNIFGKSTQERALAMISLAHPDFRDQLLESAKEIGMIGKERTLGDSVHGIYPVKLEEIVEIQGQEVTLRPVKTVDERRIQEHFYNMDRKDILSRFFHEKRKFYRQDIQDMFHIDYIRNLTIVALVGDFGFGRVVGMGEYYLNPAMNMAEVSFSISKEFQGYGLGKMLIRKLAEAARENGFTGVFAYTSRSNHRMINLFKSLPYKVNTTIEDDLELTCRFDEPL